The following are encoded in a window of Spea bombifrons isolate aSpeBom1 chromosome 2, aSpeBom1.2.pri, whole genome shotgun sequence genomic DNA:
- the LOC128472772 gene encoding carbonyl reductase [NADPH] 1-like translates to MAGVRVAVVTGGNKGVGLAVVRALCKQFKGDVYLTARDPKLGQEAVKALQEKEGLSPHFHQLDINDLQSIRALRDFLKQKYGGLDVLINNAGIAFKTADTTPFGIQAEVTMKTNFFATRDACNELLPLIKPHGRVVNVSSMVSFSSLGRCSPKLQEVFRSDSITEEELVKLMEKFVEEAKQDIHQKEGWPNSAYGVSKIGVTVLSRIQARLLSETRKEDGILLNACCPGWVRTDMAGPNATKSPDEGAETPVYLALLPPDVTSPHGELVSEKKVVKW, encoded by the exons ATGGCTGGTGTAAGGGTTGCAGTAGTCACAGGGGGCAATAAGGGGGTGGGTCTGGCGGTAGTCAGGGCTTTATGTAAGCAGTTTAAGGGAGATGTGTATCTGACAGCCAGGGACCCCAAGCTGGGGCAAGAAGCTGTCAAGGCCCTGCAGGAGAAGGAAGGGTTGTCCCCTCACTTCCACCAGCTGGACATCAATGACCTGCAGAGTATCCGGGCTCTCAGGGACTTCCTGAAGCAGAAGTACGGAGGGCTGGATGTGCTCATCAACAATGCCGGCATTGCATTTAAAA CTGCTGACACCACCCCATTCGGCATCCAAGCTGAAGTCACCATGAAAACCAACTTCTTTGCGACTAGAGACGCATGCAATGAATTGCTGCCGCTGATCAAGCCGCACG GGAGAGTCGTCAATGTATCCAGCATGGTTAGCTTCAGTTCCTTAGGCCGCTGCAGCCCGAAGCTACAGGAGGTGTTCCGAAGTGACTCTATCACAGAGGAGGAACTGGTGAAGCTCATGGAGAAGTTTGTAGAAGAAGCCAAGCAAGATATCCACCAAAAAGAAGGCTGGCCAAACTCTGCTTATGGAGTGTCCAAAATCGGAGTGACTGTGCTGTCAAGGATCCAGGCCAGGCTCTTAAGTGAGACAAGAAAAGAAGATGGAATTTTGCTAAATGCCTGCTGTCCAGGGTGGGTGAGGACCGATATGGCTGGTCCTAATGCCACCAAGTCGCCAGACGAAGGTGCGGAGACACCAGTGTATCTGGCTCTGCTTCCACCAGATGTAACTTCACCTCACGGGGAGCTGGTTAGTGAGAAGAAAGTAGTGAAATGGTAA